The DNA segment TCTCGAGGTGCCGTTCAATCTTTCTAAAGTGATGTTTATCACGACGGCCAATCTGCTCGATCCGATTCCGCCGGTCCTGCTGGACCGGATGGAAGTGATTCGCATTCCCGGTTACACCGATCTGGAGAAACTGGAAATTGTTAAACGTCACCTTCTCCCCAAGCAACTGGAAAATCACGGCATTCCCAAAGGAAGACTGATATTCAAGGACGACGCCATCCTGGCGATCGCCAACGGGTACACCCGCGAATCGGGGCTCCGCAATCTGGAACGGGAAATTGCCTCGATATGCCGTAAGGTGGCCCGTCGTATCGCCGGCGGCTCTAAAAGCAAGTACACAATCAAGGCCGATAGCGTCCCCGATTATCTCGGGCCGCAGCGGTTCTCGCGCGAAATTATCTCCCGCACCGGTCAGATCGGCGTAGTCCCCGGCCTGGCCTGGACCTCGGTCGGCGGCGAGATTCTATTTATTGAAGCCACCGCCATGAACGGGAAACGCAATTTGACTTTGACCGGGCATCTCGGCGATGTCATGAAAGAATCGGCCATGGCCGCGTTATCTTACGTCCGGACGCACTGCAAAGATATCGGTATCACCCCCGAATTCTGCGAGAGTCATGAGATACATATTCATGTCCCATCGGGATCGACTCCCAAGGACGGTCCCTCGGCCGGGATTACCATGGCGACGGCGCTGGCGTCTCTGCTTTCGGGGCGGCCCGTAAAACCGCGTCTGGCGATGACCGGTGAAATTACCCTGCGCGGTGAGGTGCTTCCAATCGGCGGATTAAAGGAGAAACTTCTCGCGGCGCATCGGGCCGGAATCAAGACTGTAATTTTGCCGGATGAAAATAAAAAGGATATGACAGAAATTCCCGATGAAATCAAGAAGGGGATGAAATGCCTCTTCGTCAAGAACGCCGGAGAAGTCCTGGAACTGGCGCTTGAAACCAAGAAGCCGGCCAAAAAACAGACTGCACCCAAAAGGAAAAAGCGGAAATGAAACTGGTCACCGCTGAAACCATGCGGGCCCTTGACCGCGAGACCATCGACAATCGCGGCATTCCCGGTCCGGAACTGATGGAGAATGCCGGGCGCGGTATTGCCGAACGGATCCGCGACGAGATCCTTGTCGAGCCGCAGGGAAAACAGATGGTCGTCTTCTGTGGCAAGGGGAATAACGGCGGCGATGGCTTTGTGGTCGGACGGTACTTGCACCAGTACGGCTGTCGGGTCAAAATCATTTTTCCCGGCCCGCCGGAGAGTCTCTCCCCCGACGCCTTGCAAAATTATAAGCGGATCGGCACCGGTATCGATCTTATCGACGCCCGGCTCAACGAGCAATTGTGCGTCAATATTGAGGCCGATTATGTAATCGACGCCGTTTTCGGAACCGGTTTCAGCGGGGTGCCCACGGGACTGTCGCACGAATTTATCGAGTGTATCAACCGCCTTGATGCCCCTGTTATCGCGGTCGACTGTCCATCGGGACTCAATATCGACACCGGCACGCATGACGGTGCGGTCGTGCAGGCGGAATATACATTCACGCTGGCCCTTCCCAAAATCGGCCTTTTCCAGTCGCCGGGGCGGGAGCTGGCAGGGCTGGTGGAAGTTGTACCGATTGGGATACCCGATGATGTTGTGACCTCATTCAATATCAAGGAAAACCTGATCGTAACGGAAACAGTACGGGATTTGCTTCCCAAACGCAAACCCGACGGCCACAAAGGGGATTTCGGCAAATTGTTCATTCTTGCCGGCTCCACCGGCCTGACCGGGGCGGCAACTCTATCGGCTATTTCTTCGGCGCAGGCCGGCTTGGGCCTGGTGACAGTCGGCTGTCCGGCATCGTTGAACCATATTCTCGAAATGAAATTGACCGAACCGATGACCTATCCCCTTCCCGATGTCGGCAAAAGAGGCGCTTTGGCGCTTCGCGGACTGGGCGAAATAAGAAAGAAAATCACCAAATCCGACGCGGTCGTAATCGGCCCCGGAATCGGGCGGCATCATGAAACCTCGGAACTGGTGCGAAGAATTGTGGCCTCGCTGGATAAACCGGCCATTATCGACGCCGACGGGCTGAATGCTTTCGAAAAAGATCGCGAACCGCTCAAAGGGAAACATCCGACCCTGGTTCTCACGCCACATCCCGGCGAATTCCGGCGGCTGGTCGACGAGGAACTTCCCGGCGGTTTGTATGACAGGTTCAATCTAGTCCGCAAATATGCCGCGCCTTACAACGCCGTAATTATTTTCAAGGGATCGCCGTCGATCGTGGTTTCCCCTGAAGGCGGACTCTATCTCAATCCGACCGGCAACAACGGGATGGCGACCGGCGGGACGGGTGATGTTCTCTCCGGGCTGGTCGGCTCATTTCTGGCCCAGGGAATGACCCCGTTGCACAGCGCCATATGTGCCGTCTATTTGCACGGTTTGGCCGGTGATCTGGCCGCCGGGGAATTGGGAGTCCGCTCCCTGATTGCCGGGGATTTGATTGAGTATTTGCCGGACGCCTTT comes from the Candidatus Zixiibacteriota bacterium genome and includes:
- the nnr gene encoding Bifunctional NAD(P)H-hydrate repair enzyme Nnr (Includes: ADP-dependent (S)-NAD(P)H-hydrate dehydratase; NAD(P)H-hydrate epimerase) codes for the protein MKLVTAETMRALDRETIDNRGIPGPELMENAGRGIAERIRDEILVEPQGKQMVVFCGKGNNGGDGFVVGRYLHQYGCRVKIIFPGPPESLSPDALQNYKRIGTGIDLIDARLNEQLCVNIEADYVIDAVFGTGFSGVPTGLSHEFIECINRLDAPVIAVDCPSGLNIDTGTHDGAVVQAEYTFTLALPKIGLFQSPGRELAGLVEVVPIGIPDDVVTSFNIKENLIVTETVRDLLPKRKPDGHKGDFGKLFILAGSTGLTGAATLSAISSAQAGLGLVTVGCPASLNHILEMKLTEPMTYPLPDVGKRGALALRGLGEIRKKITKSDAVVIGPGIGRHHETSELVRRIVASLDKPAIIDADGLNAFEKDREPLKGKHPTLVLTPHPGEFRRLVDEELPGGLYDRFNLVRKYAAPYNAVIIFKGSPSIVVSPEGGLYLNPTGNNGMATGGTGDVLSGLVGSFLAQGMTPLHSAICAVYLHGLAGDLAAGELGVRSLIAGDLIEYLPDAFKLIEES